In Vulpes lagopus strain Blue_001 chromosome 1, ASM1834538v1, whole genome shotgun sequence, a genomic segment contains:
- the RPL24 gene encoding 60S ribosomal protein L24: MKVELCSFSGYKIYPGHGRRYARTDGKVFQFLNAKCESAFLSKRNPRQINWTVLYRRKHKKGQSEEIQKKRTRRAVKFQRAITGASLADIMAKRNQKPEVRKAQREQAIRAAKEAKKAKQASKKTAMAAAKAPTKAAPKQKIVKPVKVSAPRVGGKR; the protein is encoded by the exons ATGAA GGTCGAGCTGTGCAGTTTCAGTGGGTACAAGATTTACCCCGGACATGGCAGGCGCTACGCCAGGACCGACGGGAAG GTCTTCCAGTTTCTTAACGCAAAATGCGAGTCGGCCTTCCTTTCCAAGAGGAACCCTCGGCAGATCAACTGGACTGTCCTCTACAGAAGAAAGCACAAAAAGGGACAGTCG gaagaaattcaaaagaaaagaacccGCCGTGCAGTCAAATTCCAGAGGGCCATCACTGGGGCATCTCTTGCTGATATAATGGCTAAGAGGAATCAGAAACCTGAAGTTAGGAAGGCTCAACGAGAACAGGCCATCAG GGCTGCCAAGGAAGCAAAAAAGGCTAAGCAAGCATCTAAAAAGACAGCAATGGCTGCTGCTAAG GCTCCCACAAAGGCAGCACCTAAGCAAAAGATTGTGAAGCCTGTGAAGGTTTCCGCACCCCGAGTTGGTGGAAAACGCTAA